The nucleotide window GCATCCGCCTACTCACCGGGCTTGATCAGATACCCGGCCCCGCGACGCGTGTGGATCATCGGGGAGCGCCCCGCGTCGATCTTCTTGCGGAGGTAGGAGATGTAGAGCTCGACGACATTGGCCTGGCCGCCGAAGTCGTAGTTCCACACCCGGTCGAGGATCTGGGCCTTGCTCAGCACCCGGCGTGGATTGCGCATCAGGAAGCGGAGCAGCTCGAACTCGGTCGCGGTGAGATGGACCGACTGCTCGCCCCGGCTCACCTCGTGGCTGTCCTCGTTGAGCACCAGGTCACCGACGACGAGTGTGGAGTCGCTCCGCGCCGCGGCAGCCGTACCGGACCGGCGGATCAGTCCGCGCAGCCGCGCCACGACCTCTTCCAGGCTGAACGGCTTGGTGACGTAGTCGTCGCCCCCCGCGGTGAGCCCGGCGATACGGTCCTCCACCGAGTCGCGAGCCGTCAGGAACAGCACCGGCACGTCCGAGAGCTCCCGGCGCATCCTGCCGAGAACGGCGAGCCCGTCCATGTCGGGCAGCATCACGTCGAGCACGACCGCGTCGGGCCGGAAGTCACGCGCCGCTCGCACGGCCCCCGCCC belongs to Streptomyces finlayi and includes:
- a CDS encoding response regulator transcription factor; protein product: MTTTTSPQGRTELLRPDRGPVRVLVVDDEAPLAELLSMALRYEGWDVRSAGNGAGAVRAARDFRPDAVVLDVMLPDMDGLAVLGRMRRELSDVPVLFLTARDSVEDRIAGLTAGGDDYVTKPFSLEEVVARLRGLIRRSGTAAAARSDSTLVVGDLVLNEDSHEVSRGEQSVHLTATEFELLRFLMRNPRRVLSKAQILDRVWNYDFGGQANVVELYISYLRKKIDAGRSPMIHTRRGAGYLIKPGE